Sequence from the Caldisericia bacterium genome:
AAGTTTGTAGAGGGAGTGGAGTTGTAAAAAAGAAAAGAATTATAAAAGTAAAAATTCCACCAGGAATTGAAGATGGAATGAGAATAAGGCTTCAAGATGAAGGTAATTCATCAAAGAGTGGATTAAGAGGAGATTTATTTATTGAAGTTAAAATAAAACCACATCCATTTATTAAAAGAAAGGGTACAGATTTAATATATGAGGCTGAGGTTCCTTTGCTTAAAGCAATTTTTGGTGGAGAGATTGAAGTGCCGTATATTGATGGAAAAAAGAGAGTTTATATTAATCCCGGAACTCAATTTAATGATGAGATAAGATTAAAAGGCGAAGGTCTTCCTTATTTAAAGGGGAGAGGAAAAGGGGATTTTATTGTAATTGCAAAAATTAAAATTCCTAATATAAAAAATTTATCTAAAAAAGAGAAAGAACTTCTTGAAAAGTGGAAAGAATTAAATAAAGATTAAATTTTTCTTTCTCTCTCCTCTTTTGTAAAACAAAATCTTCTTACAAAACTTAAAATTCCTACTCCGATAACAGCATAAAGAATCTGCGTCATTGATATACCAGGATGGGTTAAAAGTTCTCTTACAATTATAATAATAAGAGTATCAATTAAAGCAAAAGTTGAAAATCTTACCAAAACTACCATTAACTCTAATAAAATCGCTAATAAAAGAATATAAGATAAGATCGTTTGATAGTGTGTTATTAAATCAAGAGGATTGGCAGTTAATGTATGTGTAATTATAAATGGAAGATATTTTAAAGTCAAAAGAAAAATAAAAAGTGTTAAAAGTGAGAGAAATGTGTCAAGTATTTTAATTATTGTTTTTATATATGTTCTAATAATATTAATTAAATCTGAATTCACTATCCCTCCTTAAATTTATTATACCAATTTGTCAAATTTATTATTTGTGGTAAAATGTGGTAATTTGTGGTAAAATAATAAAAATGTTTATGGGTTGTTTTGAGTATAAAATGGATGAAAAAGGAAGGGTGCTTGTACCACCCCAATTTAAAGAGGAACTTGGGGAAAAATTTATAATTACCCGTGGTTTTGAAAATTGCCTTTTTGTTTATTCAATTAAAGAATGGAATAGAATTTCAAATGAATTAGAAAAAGTTCCCTTATCTTCAAAAGAGTTAAGATTTTTTATGAGAATTTGGTTTTCATCAGCACAAGAAGTGTCAATTGATCAATATGGCAGAATTTTAATACCAAATGATTTTAGAAGATATGCAAACTTAAATCGTGAAATTGTTTTTATAGGTGTTTTAAATAGAGTTGAAATATGGGATAAAACACTTTGGGAAAATTATAAAAATTCAAATGAAATCTCTTATGAAAACTCAATTTTGAAACTTATGGAAGGAAGATGATGGAAATAGTTCATAAACCAGTCTTATTAAAAGAAGTTCTCTCTTTTATAGATTTTGAGAAAGCAAGAATTTTTCTTGATTTAACTGTTGGAGAGGGTGGACATAGTGAAGAAATTTTAAAAAAAGCAAGAGAAGACGCAATTTTAATTGGTTTTGATCTTGATGAAGAGATTTTAAAAGTTGCTGAAAAAAGACTTTCAGAATTAAGCAAAAAATTTTATTTATTTAATGAAAATTATAAAAATTTTCCAGAAGTATTAAAGAAATTAAACATTGACAAGGTAGATTTTATGCTTTTAGATCTCGGTTTTTCTTCATTTCAACTTAAAGAAGGTAGAGGTTTTTCTTTTTTAGATAAAGAAAGTTTGCATATGGGTTATAGCAAAAGTTTTAGAGGAGCAGATTATTATATTAATAAATTGAGTAAAAATGATCTAATTTATATATTTGAAGAATTTGGTGAAATAAAAGATAGTGAAAAACTTGCTTTAAAAATAATTGAAGAGAGAAAAAAGAAAAAGATAGAGTCAAGTTACGAACTTGCAAAAATAATTGAAAAGGTTGTAAAAAAGAGAGGAAAAATTCACCCTGCAACTACAATTTTCCAAGCATTAAGGATTTATGTAAATCGTGAATTGGACAATCTTAGAGATTTTTTATTAATTTTTTCAGATTACCTCAATATTGGAGGAATTGCAGAGATAATTTCATATCACTCTCTTGAAGATAGAATGGTAAAAAGAACTTTTAAAGAACTTGAAGAGATGGAAGTTGTAAAAATTTTAACAAAAAAAGTGATAACACCAACAAAAGAAGAGATAAAAGAAAATAGGAGATCGAGAAGTGCAAAACTTAGAGTTGTTCAAAAAATTTAGTTTTCTTCTAATTTTAATAATAATTCTAATATTTATCTATGGGTTTTTAAATTTTTACAATATGAGTTTGGAAAAAAGGAAAATTGAATTAAAAAAAGAGTTAAACTCTTTTAAAGAAGAATACATAGATCTTGTAATTAAATATGAAAGAGAGTCTAACCCCAAAAATCTTATTGAAACTGCTGTGAATAAATTAAAACTTAAATTTGGAAGTGTTGAGGTGTTAGTTGATACAGGAGAGGGTAACTAATAAAAAAAGAGATTTAAACAACAAAATTTTAAAAATATTTATTGTTATAGTTATATCTTTTACAATAATTTTTTTGAAACTAATATACATTAACATTATTAAAAGCAATGAATACAAAAATATTGCAGAAACACAATGGTTTGAAAATGGAAAAATAGTTAAAGCAAAAAGAGGCACAATTTATGATAGAAATGGAAATATTTTAGCAATATCTGTTTTGAGATATAAACTAATTTTAAATAAAAATCTTGTAAGCAATTTAGATAAGACACTTGAGATTTTGTCTGAAAGATTAAATTTAAATAAGGAAGAACTACTCAAAAAGGTAAAAGATAGTTCTTCTCAAGTTGTAATTCTTAATGACATAAAGGAGAGTGAACTTGAAAATTATAAAGATTTAATTAATGATGAAATATATTTTGAATCATATTATAAAAGAGTTTATCCATATGGAAATTTAGCATCTTACCTTCTTGGTGCAATGGGAGTTGATAAAGGTCTTGAAGGAATAGAATTCCAATTTGATTCAATTCTTAAGGGCGAAGATGGGATTATGGGTTTTGTAAAGGATGCAACAGGTAAAGAGATTCCTGGTTCAGAATTTATAATTAAAAAACCAAAAGATGGAAAAGATATATATTTAACAATCGATATAAATATTCAAGGAATGGTTGAAGGAGAACTTGAAAAAACATTTAAAGAGTATAAACCCAAAAGGGTTATTGGAATTATAGAAAGTGTTGAAACAGGAGAAATTATTTCAATTGCAACTATACCCAATTTTAATCCAGAAAATTTAGAAGAATTTTCTCTTTTTTCATATCCAGATCCATCTTATGGATTTAATTATGAGCCTGGTTCTTCATTTAAACCACTTGTTGCTGCAGCAGCACTTGAAGAAGATTTAATAAAAGAAGATGATAAGTTTTATTGTAAAGGTTATGCTGTTATTGATAATAAAACTTTTAAATGTTTAAAAGCCCATGGAGAACAAACATTAAAAGATTTACTTAAAAATTCATGTAATATTGGATTTATTGAAGTTGGCAAAAAAATTGGAGAAAAACTTTATTACTATCTTAAACTTTTTGGTGTTGGAGAAGAAATTGGACTTGATTTTCCATATGAAGGAAAAGGAGATATTTTGGATCCAAAAGATTGGAGTGCCACAACTCTTCCAACAATGTCGTTTGGTGTAGGAATAACTGTAACTCCACTTCAACAAACCTCTTTTTATCAAACAATTGCAAATGGAGGAAATAGATTAAAACCTCAAATAATTAAAAGAATCGTTGATAATAATGAAGTGGTGTTTGAATCAAAACCAATTTTAATAAAAAAAGTTATTTCAAAAGAGACAGCAGATAAGGTTTTGTCTTATCTTGATTATGTTGTAAATGGTGGTGGTGTGAGAAGTGCTATTATTTCTGGATATTCAATTGGTGGGAAAACTGGAACCGCTGGAGTTGTTGAAAACGGAAAATACAAAGAGGGTTATGCTGTTCTTTGGTTTATTGGAGTTATAACAGCAAAAAATCCAAAATACATAGTAACTGTTGTAGTTGATGGAATTGAAAGCCAAGAAGTATTTGCTGCTGGTATAGCAGCACCAACATTTAGAAGAATTGCTCAATTTTTGATAAACTATTATGGAATAGAAAAGGATGAAAAGATTAAGTGAGATTTTGAATGTTATTGATTATAAAAAGGTTATAAATTTTAAAGATCATGAAATTGAAAACCTCGCTATGAGAATTAATGAAATAAAAGAAAATACTCTCTATTTTCTATTTAAAGGAAGAACTTATGATGGAACTAAAAATTATGAAGAAGCAAGTATTAATGGAGTTAAAGCATTTATTTCTGATAGAGAATTTGAAATAAAGGAAGACACAACTTTAATTGTGGTTAATAATGTAAGAGATGTTCTTTATAAAATTTCATGTTTTTTATATGATAATCCATCTCAAAAGATGAATGTTTTTGGAATAACTGGAAGTAGTGGTAAAACATCAGTTGTTACAATTTTAAAAAATATTTTCCCATACTCTTCATCGATCAGTTCTTTAGGTGTTGAAATTTTAAATGAAAAAGTTTATGAACCAGAGACAACTCAAACTACTCCAGAATCACACTACATTCAAAGGTACCTTAATCTTGCATTAAAAAGAGGTTCAAAAAATTTTATTATTGAAACATCATCTTTTGCTCTAAAAGATAAGAGAGTTTTTGGAATAGATTTTAAGGCTTCAATTTTTTTAAACTTTTCAATTACTCATCATCTTAAGATTCATGGTACAATTTTAGATTATCTAAATTCAAAAATTCTCTTAAAAAGTTTAACAAATGGTCCATTTCTTATTAATTCCGACTCTCCTTACTCATATTTTTTTAAAAAAGATTCAAATAACTTCTATTTTTCATATAAAGAAAAAAAAGATTTTTCTGTTGTAGATTATGAAAAAAATAAAGAGAACTTTAAATTTACAATTAAACTGTTAGAAAAAACCTATAATATAAATTTAAAAGATGAATTTGATATTTATCCAGTTTTACCATCTCTTTCTCTTGCATATCTTACTAATCTTAACATTGAAGAGGCAATTTCAAAAATAGAAAATATGAATCTTAATCCTTCTGGAAGATGGGTAGTTTTGTCAAATGATCCTTTTGTTGTTGTGGATAAATCAAATACTCCTTTATCTATTGAATTTCTTGTTCAAAAAATAAAAAAGATTCCTTTTAAAAGAAAATTTGTTCTTTTTTCATTTTTTGAAGAGGAAGATAAAAGAGAAACATACATCATTTCAAAAATTCTTGCTGAAAACTTTAATTTCATTTTTATAACTCAAGATGATACACAATATAAAAATCCTTTTCAATGTAATATTAATTTTATTAAATTTTTAAGAAAATTTAACTCTAACTTTACTTTTATTGAAGATAGAAAGGAGGCTATAAAAAAGGCTCTTATTTTTACAAAAAAGGGAGATGCGCTCTTTATTTTGGGAAGAGGAGATCAAAAATATATGAAGGTTCGTATGAATAAGAAAATCCCTTTTAATGATATTGAGATTACAAAAGAATTAGTGAATGAAATTTATTTAAAGAGGTATTATTTATGATTGAAACTTTAATTATTTTTATATTTCTTTTTTTGTCTTACTTTCTCTTTAAAATTTTAATAATCTTTCAAAGAAAAAGAAAAAAAGGTCAAGTAGTTAGAGAAGAGGGTCCAAAGACACATCTTAATAAAAGCGGAACTCCAACTTTTGGTGGAGTTATTTTTATAATTTCATTTCTTTTAGTTTACCTTTTTTTGCCAAAAGATAGTTTATTAAATAATTTTCTTCTTTTTGTTTTTCTCCAAAGTTCAATAGGCTTTATAGATGATTTTATGAAAGTTATCTTAAAATCTCCATATGGACTTATTGCAAGATACAAACTTCCGCTTCAATTTATTTTTTCAATTCCCGCCTTAATTTATTTTATAAATACAAAACATAACTTAATTTT
This genomic interval carries:
- the mraZ gene encoding division/cell wall cluster transcriptional repressor MraZ; protein product: MGCFEYKMDEKGRVLVPPQFKEELGEKFIITRGFENCLFVYSIKEWNRISNELEKVPLSSKELRFFMRIWFSSAQEVSIDQYGRILIPNDFRRYANLNREIVFIGVLNRVEIWDKTLWENYKNSNEISYENSILKLMEGR
- the rsmH gene encoding 16S rRNA (cytosine(1402)-N(4))-methyltransferase RsmH, which encodes MEIVHKPVLLKEVLSFIDFEKARIFLDLTVGEGGHSEEILKKAREDAILIGFDLDEEILKVAEKRLSELSKKFYLFNENYKNFPEVLKKLNIDKVDFMLLDLGFSSFQLKEGRGFSFLDKESLHMGYSKSFRGADYYINKLSKNDLIYIFEEFGEIKDSEKLALKIIEERKKKKIESSYELAKIIEKVVKKRGKIHPATTIFQALRIYVNRELDNLRDFLLIFSDYLNIGGIAEIISYHSLEDRMVKRTFKELEEMEVVKILTKKVITPTKEEIKENRRSRSAKLRVVQKI
- a CDS encoding penicillin-binding transpeptidase domain-containing protein, coding for MIQERVTNKKRDLNNKILKIFIVIVISFTIIFLKLIYINIIKSNEYKNIAETQWFENGKIVKAKRGTIYDRNGNILAISVLRYKLILNKNLVSNLDKTLEILSERLNLNKEELLKKVKDSSSQVVILNDIKESELENYKDLINDEIYFESYYKRVYPYGNLASYLLGAMGVDKGLEGIEFQFDSILKGEDGIMGFVKDATGKEIPGSEFIIKKPKDGKDIYLTIDINIQGMVEGELEKTFKEYKPKRVIGIIESVETGEIISIATIPNFNPENLEEFSLFSYPDPSYGFNYEPGSSFKPLVAAAALEEDLIKEDDKFYCKGYAVIDNKTFKCLKAHGEQTLKDLLKNSCNIGFIEVGKKIGEKLYYYLKLFGVGEEIGLDFPYEGKGDILDPKDWSATTLPTMSFGVGITVTPLQQTSFYQTIANGGNRLKPQIIKRIVDNNEVVFESKPILIKKVISKETADKVLSYLDYVVNGGGVRSAIISGYSIGGKTGTAGVVENGKYKEGYAVLWFIGVITAKNPKYIVTVVVDGIESQEVFAAGIAAPTFRRIAQFLINYYGIEKDEKIK
- a CDS encoding Mur ligase family protein — its product is MKRLSEILNVIDYKKVINFKDHEIENLAMRINEIKENTLYFLFKGRTYDGTKNYEEASINGVKAFISDREFEIKEDTTLIVVNNVRDVLYKISCFLYDNPSQKMNVFGITGSSGKTSVVTILKNIFPYSSSISSLGVEILNEKVYEPETTQTTPESHYIQRYLNLALKRGSKNFIIETSSFALKDKRVFGIDFKASIFLNFSITHHLKIHGTILDYLNSKILLKSLTNGPFLINSDSPYSYFFKKDSNNFYFSYKEKKDFSVVDYEKNKENFKFTIKLLEKTYNINLKDEFDIYPVLPSLSLAYLTNLNIEEAISKIENMNLNPSGRWVVLSNDPFVVVDKSNTPLSIEFLVQKIKKIPFKRKFVLFSFFEEEDKRETYIISKILAENFNFIFITQDDTQYKNPFQCNINFIKFLRKFNSNFTFIEDRKEAIKKALIFTKKGDALFILGRGDQKYMKVRMNKKIPFNDIEITKELVNEIYLKRYYL